A part of Lathamus discolor isolate bLatDis1 chromosome 17, bLatDis1.hap1, whole genome shotgun sequence genomic DNA contains:
- the REXO2 gene encoding oligoribonuclease, mitochondrial, giving the protein MLGGSRAGLRRLRSCGGRLWRGRRRAAGMAGGDMGQRMVWVDLEMTGLDVEKDQILEMACLITDCDLNVLAEGPNLIINQPDELLESMSDWCKEHHGKSGLTKAVKESKISLQQAEYEFLSFVRQQTPPGVCPLAGNSVHADKKFLDKYMPQFMRHLHYRIIDVSTVKELCRRWYPEEYEFAPKKAASHRALDDIRESIKELQFYRDSIFKRKTDEKKRKLIENGESERSAS; this is encoded by the exons ATGCTGGGCGGCAGCCGCGCCGGCCTGCGCCGCCTGCGGAGCTGCGGGGGGCGGCTgtggcggggccggcggcgggcggcgggcatGGCCGGCGGCGACATGGGCCAGCGCATGGTCTGGGTGGACCTGGAG ATGACGGGCCTGGACGTGGAGAAGGACCAGATCCTGGAGATGGCCTGCCTCATCACCGACTGCGACCTCAACGTGCTGGCCGAG GGCCCGAACCTGATCATCAATCAGCCCGACGAGCTGCTGGAGAGCATGTCCGACTGGTGCAAGGAGCACCACGGCAAG TCTGGCCTTACTAAGGCTGTGAAGGAGAGTAAGATTTCCCTGCAGCAGGCGGAGTACGAGTTCCTGTCCTTCGTGCGGCAGCAGACCCCGCCAGGCGTCTGTCCCCTCGCAG GTAACTCTGTTCACGCAGATAAGAAATTTCTTGACAAATACATGCCACAGTTCATGAGGCATCTTCATTACCGGATCATCGACGTGAGCACTGTCAAAGAACTTTGCAG ACGCTGGTATCCAGAAGAATACGAGTTTGCACCAAAGAAGGCGGCTTCTCACAG AGCACTGGATGACATCAGGGAAAGCATCAAAGAGCTTCAGTTCTACAGAGATAGCATCTTCAAGAGGAAAACggatgaaaagaaaaggaagctgatAGAGAATGGAGAAAGCGAGAGGAGCGCCAGTTGA
- the RBM7 gene encoding RNA-binding protein 7, whose translation MGAAAELDRTLFVGNLDPRVTEELIFELFHQAGPVIKVKIPKDRDGRPKQFAFVNFKHEESVPYGLNLLNGIKLYGRPIKIQFRSGSSHAAQESCSPHGTTGTSPLGALHPASTSSRYDRSPDGMVPAGFPSAQRSLPAADNLQRQAMLNSTPWLQPHFGGKYEQPGYSPAGYQLPTHSYHSAPGCPLPRHSELLRKGRLGAHPYHPDGRHGSREQPRFEERGHDHEHRYRTSREEPGYDDRHRDSWSHDYRREPRWHPARH comes from the exons ATGGGCGCTGCGGCCGAGCTGGACCGGACGCTGTTCGTGGGGAACCTGGACCCGCGCGTCACCGAGGAGCTCATCTTCGAGCTGTTCCACCAG GCGGGCCCGGTGATTAAGGTGAAGATCCCCAAGGACCGGGATGGGCGGCCCAAGCAGTTCGCGTTCGTGAACTTCAAGCACGAGGAATCCGTCCCGTACGGGCTGAACTTGTTGAACGGGATCAAGTTGTACGGGCGTCCCATCAAGATCCAGTTCCGATCAG ggagcagccacGCGGCTCAGGAGTCTTGTTCCCCGCACGGCACCACCGGCACCAGCCCCTTGGGCGCGCTGCACCCAGCATCCACCAGCAGCAG ataCGACAGGAGTCCTGATGGCATGGTACCGGCGGGGTTCCCGTCAGCGCAGCGGTCTCTGCCGGCGGCTGACAACCTCCAGAGACAGGCGATG CTGAACAGCACCCCATGGCTGCAGCCTCATTTCGGGGGCAAGTATGAGCAGCCTGGCTACAGCCCTGCCGGCTACCAGCTCCCTACGCACAGCTACCACTCCGCACCGGGCTGCCCGCTGCCACGGCACTCAGAGCTGCTGCGCAAAGGCCGGCTGGGCGCCCACCCCTACCACCCCGACGGGCGGCACGGCAGCCGCGAGCAGCCCCGCTTCGAGGAGCGCGGCCACGACCACGAGCACCGCTACCGCACCAGCAGAGAGGAGCCTGGCTATGATGACCGGCACCGGGATAGCTGGAGCCACGACTACCGGAGAGAGCCCAGGTGGCACCCGGCACGGCATTAG